The following proteins come from a genomic window of Gadus morhua chromosome 11, gadMor3.0, whole genome shotgun sequence:
- the mchr2 gene encoding melanin-concentrating hormone receptor 2: MNDTISTFSNRSSQHHNQSWSQNISKSFNFVYFTETTILPSLIGFLCTTGLIGNVLVLVTILRAVKKTVPDVYICNLAVADVVHVTVMPFLIHQWARGGHWVFGSTLCRVITSLDNCNQVACAAVMTAVSVDRYCAVVHPFRLLALRTKSRTMGLNLLVWGVSVLLVVPVWLHSKVIRFPDGLESCSINLVSPSAVLWYTLYQTITSFFLPLPLILTCYILIVVHTWRMYMKNKQAQRYSSNLPRARAIRLTKMVLVLVGVFLLSVGPYHILQLVNLTVRRPSLAYHTCYYLSVCLSYAASSINPFIYILLSGHFRRRLTGPRIPGGRSAVEKERTPHAHTPHSSYA; this comes from the exons ATGAACGATACGATAAGCACCTTTTCGAACCGCTCTTCTCAGCACCACAATCAGTCTTGGAGCCAAAACATTTCGAAATCGTTCAATTTCGTCTATTTTACGGAGACCACCATCCTACCCTCTTTGATCGGATTCCTGTGTACTACTGGGCTTATTGGCAACGTGCTCGTCTTAGTGACCATTCTTAG GGCAGTGAAGAAGACGGTGCCGGACGTGTACATCTGTAACCTGGCGGTGGCCGACGTGGTCCATGTGACCGTCATGCCCTTCCTCATCCACCAGTGGGCGCGCGGTGGCCATTGGGTCTTTGGCAGTACGCTGTGCCGCGTCATCACCTCCCTGGACAACTGCAACCAGGTGGCGTGTGCAGCGGTGATGACCGCTGTCAGTGTGGACAG GTACTGTGCCGTTGTCCATCCGTTTCGCCTGCTGGCTTTGAGGACCAAATCCAGGACCATGGGTCTCAACCTGCTGGTGTGGGGGGTCtccgtgctgctggtggtgccgGTCTGGCTCCACTCCAAGGTCATCCGCTTCCCTGATGGCCTGGAGAGCTGCAGCATTAACCTGGTCTCCCCCAGCGCGGTCCTCTG GTACACTTTATATCAGACCATTACGTCGTTCTTTCTGCCTCTGCCCCTCATTCTGACCTGCTACATCCTCATCGTGGTTCACACCTGGAGAATGTACATGAAGAACAAGCAGGCCCAGCG CTACAGCAGCAACTTGCCCCGCGCCCGGGCCATCCGCCTGACCAAGATGGTGCTGGTTCTGGTGGGGGTGTTCCTGCTGAGCGTGGGGCCCTACCACATCCTGCAGCTGGTCAACCTGACGGTGCGGAGGCCCTCGCTGGCCTACCACACCTGCTACTACCTGTCCGTGTGTCTGAGCTACGCCGCCAGCAGCATCAACCCCTTCATCTACATCCTGCTTAGCGGACACTTCAGGCGTCGGCTGACCGGGCCCCGCATCCCCGGCGGACGAAGCGCCGTCGAGAAAGAGCGCACGCCGCATGCCCACACACCGCACTCAAGCTACGCGTGA